The Triticum urartu cultivar G1812 chromosome 6, Tu2.1, whole genome shotgun sequence genome includes the window GATGAATACTTCGTCAGTGATGTGGTGGCATTGTTTGAGGCAAAGGCTCTTCAGCGAGGGCGACCTATAATAAGATTAGCAACTGGCTCTAATTAGTACTCAACCACCAAAATGGGAATCAGATATGTTCACAAAGTTAATGGATATTTTTAAGATTTGAACTCTTCTAATAAAAAAATATACTCTCCCTCCACTCGAAAATAACTCAAGTGGCTACCTTTCAGCAATATACATGAGCAGCTCATTGGTAACAAACCGCTCTCCGGCAAACATTTGAACTTGCCCATCAGAGCGGTCCACGGCCACCTTCGCCATGGCCGTGCGCTGCGGCCCGTCGTGTTCTTCTGCGCCAAATAATACTTAAGTACATCTAATTTGTAGAAGGACAAAATATGGGCTGTGCAATCTCGATGTATTGATCGGTGCATCAGACACGTATATATAAGTACAGAGGTGGGTCACAACCTCAACTATACAGAGGAAACAAGAGGTGGACCCTACACACAAATATACACGTGCACAATATACTCAACACCCCCCCCCCGCGCAGTCGAAGCGGCGCCAGTGACGCAAAGACTGGAACGAAACTCCTCGAAGGTAGAAGTCGGCAGTCCCTTCATCACCACATCGGCGAACTGTTGCGCAGTCGGCACATGAAGGACCCGAATGCGTCCAAGAGCCACCTGCTCGCGCACAAAATGAATGTCCAGCTCAATGTGTTTAGTCCGACGATGATGAACGGGGTTGGCAGAGAGGTACACCGCAGAAACGTTGTCGCAGTAGACAACCGTAGCCTGGGAGACGTCGTGATGCAGCTCCTGAAGTAACTGTCGTAGCCAGGTGCACTCAGCAACAGCATTGGCCACGGCTCGGTACTCAGCCTCCGCGCTGGAGCGCGAAACCGTGGGTTGTCGCTTGGACGACCACGAGACGAGTGAAGGACCGAGGTAGACGCAGTAGCCAGAGGTGGACCGACGAGTATCTGGGCAGCCAGCCCAGTCTGCATCGGAGTAGGCCATCATCTCCAGAGAAGTGGACGCCGTGAGTGTCAGCCCAAGGGTCATCGTGCCGCGGATGTAGCGAAGGATCCGCTTCACGAGAGTCCAATGAGAGTCACGAGGGGCGTGCATGTGGAGACACACCTGCTGAACAACATACTGAAGATCCGGTCTGGTGAGAGTCAAGTACTGAAGAGCACCAACGATAGACCGGTAGAAAGGAGCATCCGACGCTGGCGAGCCCTCAAGAGCAGAAACCTTGGCCTTCGTGTCAATAGGAGTAGCAACAGGGGGACAGTTGAGCATGCCAGCACGCTCAAGAAGCTCATGTGCATACTTCTGCTGATGAAGAAAGAAACCGTCCAGGCGCCGAACGACCTCAATGCAAGGAAATAATGTAGAGCACCCAAGTCCTTGATGGCAAACTCGTCACGCAGCTAGAGAGTAATTTGCTGAAGAAGAGCTGCGGAGGAGGCCGTCAGGATGATGTCATCGACGTAAAGGAGAAAATATGCAGTCGTGTCACCGTGGCGATAGACAAACAGTGAGGCATCCGAGCGAGTGACCCTGAAGCCCAGTGTCTGAAGAAACCCGGCGATCCGCTGGTACCAGGCACGGGGTGCCTGCTTGAGCCCGTAGAGAGAGCGGGACAGCAGACACACATGGCCAGGAAGGGAGGCGTCAACGAAACTAGTGGGTTGCTCACAATACACCTGCTCCTCAAGATGGCCGTGGAGAAAGGCATTGGAGACATCCATCTGGTGAACAGGCCAGCCTCGGGACACTGAGAGCTGAAGGACGGTGCGGATCGTGCCCGGTTTGACAACCGGGGCAAACGTCTCGGTGAAGTCCACTCCAGCGCGCTGGCGAAAACCATGAACCACCCAGCGAGCCTTGTAGCGCTCAAGAGTACCATCCGAGCGGGTCTTATGGCGAAAGACCCACTTGCCGGTGATGACGTTGGCGCGAGGAGGCCGGGGAACTAGTGTCCAGGTACGGTTCCGCTGAAGAGCATCGAACTCTTCTTGCATCGCCGCAAGCCAGTGAGGATCACGGAGGGCTGCGCGAGCAGACGCGGGAAGAGGAGACAGCTCCGCGGTGGAGGTGGCGAGGGCATACTCATCGCTCGAGTACCAGAGGCTCGGACGATGAACACCAATATGAGCCCGTGTAACAGGGCCAGGGGGCGCCGTCGGAGCCAccggcgaggcggccggcgagGGGGCCGGCGTCGGAGCCGGCGAGGAGGCCGGCGTCAGGGCCGACGTCGAGGCGGCCGAAGGGGCGGCCGGCGTCGGGGACGGCGAGGCGGCCGAGCCAGCAGCGCCCGATCCCGCGGCGCCCGAGTCGGGGCGGTGGGTGAAGGGGGGCGCCAGTCGCGCCGTCAGGTTCGGCCGAGGAGGCCGAGTGTGCGGGCGCCGGCGGGAGGGCGCGAGGACTGCCAAAGCCCGGAGGCGGTCCACGGGCCGAACGGGGCCGTCCACCTGACGAAGTCGTCGAAGAGCCGCCGATGGCCGGCGGAGACGAGGCGACAAGGGGTACCTGCTGCTGAAACGGAAACACTATCTCATCAAAGTAAACGTGTCGGGAGGTGAAAACACGATGGGAGACGGGATCATAGCAGCGGTAGCCCTTAGTGTTAGGTGGGTAGCCGAGAAAGATGCAGTCGACGGAGCGGGGTACAAGCTTATGAGGCGCAGTAGCAGCGATGCTAGGGTAGCACAGGCAGCCGAAGATGCGAAGCCCATCATAAGAGGGTGGTGCACCGTAGAGAAGGTGATGAGGTGTAAAGTTCCCGCGAGTACGACATGGACGGATGTTGATGAGGAGGGAAGCGGTGGTGAGAGCGTCAAGCCAAAAGCGCGGAGGCACATTGGCATGAAAGAGTAGAGTCCGAACGCAGTCATTGAGAGTGCGAAGGATACGCTCAGCGCGACCGTTCTGTTGCGAGGTGTACGGGCAAGTGAGACGAAAAGTCGTGCCATGTGTGGTAAGGAGAGTACAAACAGCGAGGTTGTCGAACACCTTCCCATTGTCTATCTGCAACGCGAGAATGGGACGACCAAACTGCGTGAGAACATAGGAGTAGAATGCGACGAGAGTGGATATGACATCCGACTTGCGGCGCAACATGAAGATCCACACATAATGCGAGAAATCATTAAGTATGACAAGATAATAAAGAAAGCCCGTATTACTGGCAACAGGAGAGGGCCAAACATCACTATGAATTAACTCAAACGGGTATGATGCAACATAAGAAGAAGCCCTAAACGGGAGACGAGCATGTTTGTCGAGGCGACATGCATGACACGAGTGATCCTCGTTCTTATTACACGTGAAAGAAAAACTCCGAAGTATGTGGCGAAGGATGGCAGGATTAGGATGACCCAGGCGAGCATGCCAAAGATCCACTCCGGTGGCGAGAGCGACAGGGGCGGCGAAAGTGGTGGAGGTGGCGGAGTGAACCGGGTAGAGCTCGTCAGGGCTGTCACATCGGTGGAGCACCTTCCGCGTGCGAGCGTCCTTAACAGAAAAACCACATTCGTCAAATTCAACGGTGACAGGATTTTCACGTGTAAGAGAACGAACAGAAACAAGATTTTTAATAAGTTCAGGAGAAACTAGGACATTAGACATGGATATTGGACTGGAGTTAGACGGCAAATATGCATGACCTATATGGGTGATAGGAAGAGAGGAGCCGTCACCGACGGTGATGCGGTTGGAAGTATGGACAGGATAGGAGGTGTGCAGGTTACCGGGATAAGCCACCATGTGAGCGGTAGCTCCGTTGTCCATGTACCAGTAGCCGTCGCCGGTGTAGCTGGACGGGGAAGGAGCGGTGTGAAGAGCCGCCAGAAGGGCCGGGTCCCACGGCGCCGGCGGGAGAGGTGGTGGCGCGGCCGTCAGGGGCAGCAGCGGCGGCCCACCTGGCTGCGGCTGTTGGCCGTAGGGCGCCGCGTAGGACGTCGCATAGGGCTGCAGCGCGACGTAGAACGCCTGGTGGGACTGTGGCCGGGCGCCGAGAAGGCCCGGGGCAGGGGCCCGAGGAACCGGCATGGAGTAGGCGAGCACGAGCCGGTCCATGGGTTCTGGCCGGCGTACCACGGGGCCGGCTGATAAGCCTGCTGCGGTGGGCGGGGTGCTCCTCCCTGAGCGCATGCGCCCCTTGCTTGCGGCTACCACGACGGCCGCCCTGACGACCCTCCCCCCCATTGGCCGCTGGCTGGGGCGGCGGGAAGGGAGCGGCCGGGGCGGGCGGGAAACCTGGTTGAGGCCGGCGCTCCTCCAACTTGAGGTACGCGACCACCTTAGCGAAGGTAGGCTCCGGGATGAGGGTAAGGTTGGAGGCGGCGTTCCCAAAATCCTCATTGAGGCCGGCGGTGAGGGTGCTGATGAGGAGCTCGTCGCCTATCGTCTCCCCGGCCGAGATCACGGAGCTCATCGGCGAGCTTCTTGAGGCGCATGCAAAAATCATCGATGGATGAGTCAAGTTGCTGGTAAACTCACCATGGAGCAGGACCTTGCGCTGCAGCCGGTTGTCGGTGAAGAGGCCGTTGAGCTTGGTCCAGACCGCGTAGGCGTCGTCATCGTCCACCATGGTGTGAAAGAGATCGCTGAAGATGGTGAGGTAGAACCAGCGGATGATGGTGGCGTCGAGGATCATCCACTCCGCGTCGTTGATCATGAGCGCCGAGTCCACGGTGCCGTCCACGTGGCCGTGCAGGAGGTACTCACGGAACACAAGTGAAAAATACCGCTTTTAAGCGGAGTAGGACGCGGTGTTTTGATCAAGCTTGACCGGAACACGCTTATGGATGTTGAGGTCGTGGACGAGAGTGACATCGGGACCGGCGAACGGGTTTGAGATGGTGGACGAGGAGGAGCTcatggctagggttagggtttgggacGCGGCGCGACGCgggtgggtggtgggtgggtagTTCGGGTTGCGCAACAGGTTGGGAAGTGTGGCGACGCGGGTGGCAGGGGGCTGGGGTGGTGCGGGTGCGGCGCGGGTGGGAGGTGAGGGTTCGGGAGAGAGAGGGTGTGAGCGGAAGCGGAAGCgagcagcggcggcggcctcgGGAAGAGGCGGCGGTGGCAGAGGGCTGGGTGGtggggagaggcggcggcgaccagcggcggcgacggcgaccgaagggatggtggcggcagcggcggcggtggcttTAGGGTTTTAGGATCATGCTGCGATAGATACCATGTAGAAGGACAAGATATGGGTTGTGCAATCTCGATGTATTGATCGGTGCATCAGGCACGTATATATAAGTACAGAGATAAGCCACAACCTTAATTATATAGAGAAAACAGGAGGTAGTCCCTACACACAAATATACACGTAGAGAAGAGGGGCCTGGCCAAGTAGTAACTCTTCGGTGAGACCTGGAGGAGGCGAAACGCAAGTGTGGATGCATCGATCTGAAACCACGCAAGCTCAATCGACGGTCTCCTCGGAAATGTAAAGCCTCTGCATTAACCTAGCAGTAATTAACTCGTTCTCGAAACAAAGAAAAACTTAATCAACTCGGCCTGCATGTGCTCAGTTCTAGAGGGGACGGAGGAGCGCTGGACTTCGTTTGAATTGAACACGAGCACGACGAGGTTCTCCAGAGAGAGGTTGCCGGGCATCTCGCATTCATTCTCGCTGCTATATATATGCGCTACCTCAGGCGATCTCCTCGACCGGCTCTTACCATTCTGTCCCACTCCTACCCCGGCCCGGCGATACGGCGGTGATCGGCGATCCTCCATTCTTGGATCAGTACGTTTATGTAATTTAGATATGCTTCCCCTGATCGGCCCCTAGATTTCGTTCATCATTTTCTTCCCAGGGTATCACCCAATGCTGCACTTCATCTCATAACATATACGTGTTTCTCGCAGCTCTACTATTGGAGGCTTGCCCAACATGGCGTTTGCTGGCGTATCTCTCATTGCTGACGGCAAGCTGTGCGCCTCCACCAAGTCGACCATCAACTCCGGTGCAGATAGTGGGTACCACTTGATCGTTGTCGAAGGTTACTTGCGCACCAAAGAGACAACTCCCAACggcgaatggatcaagtctcgtCCTTTCATTGTTGGAGGCCGTCGCTGGACCATCGACTACCACCCTAATGGTTTTGACGAGGATTATGAAGAATTTATATCGGTTTTCCTTGTCCTTGAAGACGATACCGGGCCGAGCGTTAGGGTTCAGTGTGCCTTCAGTTTCATTGACCAGCCCGAGTTACGGGTGCCAAAGCACATCCGCCAAAGCGAACCTTTTTACTTGGATGATTCTTTTGATGGCCAGTTTGATTTCATGAAAAAGGAGGTTTTTGAAAGATCAAGGCATCTCAAGGACGACAGCTTCGTCATCCGGTGTGACCTTGTTGTCCGCAAGTCGGCCGTGaacaaggaggaggaggggaCCGCCGCTCTTCCATTCACCGAATTGCCACAGGCCGACTTACCAAGCCATCTTGGCGATCTCCTCCTGAGCAAGGAGGGTGCTGACGTCACGTTTGAGGTTGACGGCAAGGAGTTCGCTGCGCACCGGTGGATGCTTGCAGCCCGATCTACCGTCTTCAAGGCACAGCTCTTTGGCACCATGAATGTGGACAATGCTACGTCCAGTGTTGTCAAGATAGACGACATCAAAGCAAACGTATTCCTGGGCTTGCTTACTTTCATCTACACCGATGGAATGCCTGAATTCAAGCgtggcaatggcgatgagactgATGACACGGAACAGGATGATGACACAGAAGAGGATGACATGAAAAAAGACTGGCTGCTACAGCTCCTTGAAGCTGCAGAAAGATATGGTCTCCAAAGCCTCAAGTCAGTCTGTGAAGAGAAGTTGACCGAATTGATTTGCAAGGACACGGTGGCAGACATCATTGTCGTGGCTGAGCGGAACCGgtgcctctggttgaagcattccTGCTTGGAGTTCGTCAAAACTAGCACAAATTTGCACACGGTTTTCACGGCTGATGGGCTGGAGCAAATAATCAGGACCTGCAGCCCCTCCGTTCTCAAGGAGCTTCTCTCCAAGTTTGCTTCCTGAATCGCTTGAATTCTAGACCTATGGTTCATGATCCCTATATATAAGGTTATTATTGTGTCGCTGATGCCACAATCCTATGACATGCACAATACTATTCGACCCCGGGGCATAGGATTGTGTTGATGTCTTATGTCTACCACTACTGTTCGAGATGTTTGCTGAATATTGAAATTTGAAATGCAGCAAAATAATCTATTATATGTGATTTGCTTGAATTCATTTGATCATGCATGCATGGCTGTACGTTGAAATGTTGAGATGAAATTTCGTGTTGGGTGCATCCATGGATAACCTGCATCAGCTGCAGGTGTAAAAACTGACCAGCAGCGTTCAAGTTCGTCAGTATGTTACCTTCTCCGATCCGATTGAGGGTGCATGATGATACGAATACCCTAGATAAATCTCGTGGGTAACCAAATCAGTGATACCAAACAATCACTATAAGATAAATAATTTGGCTAAAACGACCACACATTTTACTCCAGATGATTGTCGACATCCTCTGATACATAACTGATTTGTTTAGGATTTTTCTTCATGAAAATAACCATAACTAAACTCAGTTAGCCTCATTCTAGCAGGACAGATCGTGCAATCCATGTACACTGAACAGGGCACAAATGCTCGATACA containing:
- the LOC125516533 gene encoding BTB/POZ and MATH domain-containing protein 2-like gives rise to the protein MAFAGVSLIADGKLCASTKSTINSGADSGYHLIVVEGYLRTKETTPNGEWIKSRPFIVGGRRWTIDYHPNGFDEDYEEFISVFLVLEDDTGPSVRVQCAFSFIDQPELRVPKHIRQSEPFYLDDSFDGQFDFMKKEVFERSRHLKDDSFVIRCDLVVRKSAVNKEEEGTAALPFTELPQADLPSHLGDLLLSKEGADVTFEVDGKEFAAHRWMLAARSTVFKAQLFGTMNVDNATSSVVKIDDIKANVFLGLLTFIYTDGMPEFKRGNGDETDDTEQDDDTEEDDMKKDWLLQLLEAAERYGLQSLKSVCEEKLTELICKDTVADIIVVAERNRCLWLKHSCLEFVKTSTNLHTVFTADGLEQIIRTCSPSVLKELLSKFAS